A section of the Pimelobacter simplex genome encodes:
- a CDS encoding alpha/beta hydrolase, translating to MDLRITSEQHLDEGLLERRFTLGDVPGILWTPAAPGPLVLLGHPGGVEAMYPRLLGRAQALARIGAAAATLELPGSGERPRLSVVDGARADLRTALAAGEPVPTDVIDRLILPLVDQAVPELRAAIDALLALPGITGPVACAGGVISIGVRLARVEPRLVAAGLFAGSFVPAAILDEAREVTIPLHVLLQWDDQGNDRQAALDLFDAFGSSEKTLLANLGGHTGVPAHAGDDATRFFARHLGLAR from the coding sequence GTGGACCTGCGGATCACCTCCGAGCAGCACCTCGACGAGGGTCTCCTGGAGCGCCGGTTCACCCTGGGGGACGTGCCCGGCATCCTGTGGACCCCGGCCGCGCCGGGTCCGCTCGTGCTCCTGGGGCACCCGGGCGGCGTCGAGGCGATGTACCCGCGCCTGCTGGGCCGGGCCCAGGCACTCGCCCGGATCGGCGCCGCCGCGGCGACGCTCGAACTCCCCGGCAGCGGTGAGCGGCCCCGGCTGTCGGTCGTGGACGGCGCCCGTGCCGACCTCCGCACCGCCCTCGCCGCGGGCGAGCCCGTTCCCACCGACGTCATCGACCGGCTGATCCTGCCGCTCGTCGACCAGGCGGTCCCCGAGCTGCGCGCGGCCATCGACGCGCTCCTCGCGCTGCCCGGGATCACCGGACCGGTCGCCTGCGCCGGTGGCGTGATCTCGATCGGCGTGCGCCTCGCCCGGGTGGAGCCGCGCCTGGTCGCCGCGGGACTCTTCGCCGGCAGCTTCGTGCCTGCGGCGATCCTGGACGAGGCCCGCGAGGTGACGATCCCGCTGCACGTGCTGCTCCAGTGGGACGACCAGGGCAACGACCGGCAGGCGGCACTCGACCTGTTCGACGCCTTCGGCTCCTCGGAGAAGACGCTGCTGGCCAACCTGGGCGGGCACACCGGCGTCCCGGCGCACGCCGGCGACGACGCGACGCGCTTCTTCGCACGCCACCTCGGCCTCGCCCGCTAG
- a CDS encoding LVIVD repeat-containing protein — protein sequence MADRTTGRRLVPALAVAAALVISAVLTAGTSQADLSLAGVPRATCAPGDLPETSIQGRVPAADYRSGRAAQGYRCNTTEVGHHGRRSFLGSGGFKVQRYTDVTGRTCAYYDSALMVGLNVPGLLTGGAGLGVVVLDMTDPAKPVKTANLITPAMLQPHESLLVNQGRGLLAAVMGTLGTAPGVLDVYDVSRDCRRPRLMSTTLSGVMGHESGFAPDGKTFWTAGAAGFTLTAVDLTEPRRPRIVHTKTGVVYHGLRLSGDGRTMYVANIGSPSGRNASIIDGAGLDILDVSDVQDRRPRPQIRTLSRLTWDEGSIPQVAEPFTRDGRQYVFEVDEFSDLFGDLRRINSPRSPVGAARIIDVTDPRAPYVVSNVRLEVHDPAVRSKVMDDPGGRTIVRSYTGHYCSLPTRAEPRIAACSMIGSGLRLFDISDLARPREVGYFNRPGPDGGAAMSQPAWDVARRQVWYTDTDEGFFTVGLRGPAAALLDER from the coding sequence ATGGCGGACCGGACGACCGGACGACGGCTGGTGCCGGCGCTCGCGGTGGCAGCGGCACTGGTGATCAGCGCGGTGCTCACCGCAGGGACCTCGCAGGCGGACCTGTCGCTCGCGGGGGTGCCGCGCGCGACGTGCGCGCCGGGTGACCTGCCCGAGACGTCGATCCAGGGCCGGGTGCCGGCCGCGGACTACCGCTCGGGCCGGGCGGCGCAGGGCTACCGGTGCAACACCACGGAGGTCGGTCACCACGGCCGGCGCTCGTTCCTGGGGTCGGGCGGCTTCAAGGTCCAGCGCTACACCGACGTCACCGGCCGGACCTGCGCCTACTACGACTCGGCCCTGATGGTCGGGCTCAACGTGCCGGGCCTGCTCACCGGTGGCGCCGGCCTCGGCGTCGTCGTGCTCGACATGACGGACCCGGCCAAGCCGGTCAAGACGGCCAACCTGATCACGCCCGCGATGCTCCAGCCGCACGAGTCGCTCCTGGTCAACCAGGGGCGGGGGCTGCTCGCCGCGGTGATGGGCACCCTGGGCACCGCGCCCGGTGTCCTCGACGTCTACGACGTCAGCCGGGACTGCCGCCGGCCGCGCCTGATGTCGACGACCCTGTCCGGGGTGATGGGGCACGAGAGCGGGTTCGCTCCCGACGGCAAGACGTTCTGGACCGCGGGGGCCGCGGGGTTCACGCTCACGGCGGTCGACCTGACCGAGCCGCGCCGCCCGCGGATCGTCCACACCAAGACGGGCGTCGTCTACCACGGGCTCCGGCTCTCCGGCGACGGCCGCACCATGTACGTCGCCAACATCGGCAGCCCGAGCGGGCGCAACGCCTCGATCATCGACGGCGCCGGGCTCGACATCCTCGACGTGTCGGACGTCCAGGACCGGCGGCCCCGGCCGCAGATCCGCACCCTCTCGCGGCTCACCTGGGACGAGGGATCGATCCCGCAGGTCGCCGAGCCGTTCACCCGCGACGGGCGCCAGTACGTCTTCGAGGTCGACGAGTTCAGCGACCTGTTCGGCGACCTGCGCCGGATCAACTCGCCCCGCAGCCCCGTCGGCGCGGCGCGGATCATCGACGTGACCGACCCGCGGGCGCCGTACGTCGTGTCCAACGTGCGGCTCGAGGTGCACGACCCGGCCGTCCGGAGCAAGGTGATGGACGATCCCGGCGGTCGCACGATCGTGCGCAGCTACACCGGCCACTACTGCTCCCTGCCGACCCGCGCCGAGCCGCGCATCGCGGCCTGCTCGATGATCGGCTCCGGTCTGCGGCTGTTCGACATCTCCGACCTCGCCCGGCCCCGCGAGGTCGGCTACTTCAACCGGCCCGGCCCCGACGGCGGCGCCGCGATGTCGCAGCCCGCGTGGGACGTCGCCCGCCGCCAGGTCTGGTACACCGACACCGACGAGGGCTTCTTCACCGTCGGCCTGCGCGGTCCGGCGGCGGCCCTGCTGGACGAGCGCTGA
- a CDS encoding maleylpyruvate isomerase N-terminal domain-containing protein, with protein MDHASFVDAARIALDLARTTEVKAAWSLESSCAGMTVGGLAHHLVQQAGHTVRLLSLEPVAEPPIPLLEHYARAAWVEAGPDDEANVSVREGADAAAAAGPDDVVAHGAAALERLPAVLHEHHTRIPDQVRIPWQGWSLTTGDFLVTRAMEIVVHADDLASSVGLATPEFPEDLVTDVLGLLGAIALRRHGQAAVVRTLSRPQRAPANVSAF; from the coding sequence ATGGACCACGCCTCCTTCGTCGACGCCGCCCGGATCGCCCTGGACCTCGCGCGCACCACGGAGGTCAAGGCCGCCTGGTCGCTAGAGAGCTCGTGCGCCGGCATGACCGTCGGCGGCCTCGCCCACCACCTCGTCCAGCAGGCCGGTCACACCGTGCGCTTGCTCTCGCTGGAGCCGGTCGCAGAGCCGCCGATCCCGCTGCTGGAGCACTACGCCCGCGCGGCCTGGGTCGAGGCAGGTCCCGACGACGAGGCGAACGTGTCCGTGCGCGAGGGCGCCGATGCCGCCGCCGCTGCCGGTCCTGACGACGTCGTCGCACACGGTGCCGCCGCGCTCGAGCGGCTCCCCGCCGTCCTGCACGAGCACCACACCCGGATCCCGGACCAGGTCCGGATCCCCTGGCAGGGATGGTCGCTCACGACCGGCGACTTCCTGGTGACCCGGGCGATGGAGATCGTGGTCCACGCCGACGACCTCGCCAGCAGCGTCGGTCTCGCCACGCCTGAGTTCCCCGAGGACCTCGTCACCGACGTCCTCGGCCTCCTCGGCGCCATCGCCCTTCGCCGGCACGGCCAGGCGGCCGTCGTACGGACGCTGAGCCGGCCGCAGCGCGCGCCGGCGAACGTCTCCGCGTTCTGA
- a CDS encoding SDR family oxidoreductase — MTRNVLIAGAGPGVSGSLARLYAADGGQVALLGAEEQVLAALRADVEAAGAEALTAVVDLTDDAATRAAVTRLAEQVGHLDVVHFNPSAYREKDPLSLTPDELLDDVRLGVGALLTVVQAARPFMGPGGRVSATGSMAADTPWHGAASLGVQKAGLQNLVRSLDRTLAGDGIRAVSVTVRGLLAKEGPFAPDNVAAALRAAIDQDEDSWQAEVPYSG, encoded by the coding sequence ATGACGCGCAACGTCCTGATCGCCGGTGCCGGTCCCGGGGTGAGCGGCTCCCTCGCCCGCCTGTACGCCGCCGACGGCGGCCAGGTGGCCCTGCTCGGTGCCGAGGAGCAGGTGCTCGCCGCCCTGCGCGCCGACGTCGAGGCGGCCGGCGCCGAGGCGCTGACCGCGGTCGTCGACCTCACCGACGACGCGGCGACGCGTGCTGCGGTGACCCGGCTGGCCGAGCAGGTGGGGCACCTGGACGTCGTCCACTTCAACCCGTCGGCCTACCGCGAGAAGGACCCGCTCAGCCTCACCCCCGACGAGCTCCTGGACGACGTCCGGCTCGGGGTCGGCGCCCTGCTCACCGTCGTCCAGGCGGCGCGGCCCTTCATGGGCCCCGGTGGCCGGGTGAGCGCGACCGGCAGCATGGCCGCGGACACCCCGTGGCACGGGGCGGCGTCGCTGGGGGTGCAGAAGGCGGGCCTGCAGAACCTCGTCCGCAGCCTCGACCGGACGCTCGCCGGCGACGGCATCCGCGCCGTGTCGGTGACGGTGCGCGGGCTGCTGGCCAAGGAGGGGCCGTTCGCGCCGGACAACGTGGCGGCGGCGCTGCGGGCGGCGATCGACCAGGACGAGGACTCCTGGCAGGCCGAGGTGCCCTACTCCGGCTGA
- a CDS encoding NAD(P)H-dependent flavin oxidoreductase: MHTALCDAFGIEYPIFAFTPSEHVAAAVSRAGGLGVLGCVRFNDTDELDRVLTWMDENTDGKPYGVDVVMPMKIPTEGTSADLSTYIPEEHRKFVDETLLKLGVPPLPEGEGREGVLGWLHSVARSHVDVALQHRPVLIANALGSPPVDVIEQCHEAGLKVAALAGAPKHALSHVANGVDIIIAQGYEAGGHTGEIASMVLTPDIVDAVGPDVPVLGAGGIGSGRQIAASLALGAQGVWTGSIWLGTEEYRNLAGNKGWETAFLRATSSDTVRTRIYTGKPARLLKTKWTEAWSEDGAPAPLPMPLQNLLVADAHNRINSSGDPDVISMPIGQIVGRMNEVRPVAEVVADLVAEFEATTKKLGGIAGI; the protein is encoded by the coding sequence ATGCACACCGCGCTCTGCGATGCCTTCGGCATCGAGTACCCGATCTTCGCCTTCACCCCCTCCGAGCACGTCGCGGCCGCGGTCTCGCGCGCCGGCGGCCTCGGCGTCCTGGGCTGCGTCCGGTTCAACGACACCGACGAGCTCGACCGGGTGCTGACCTGGATGGACGAGAACACCGACGGCAAGCCCTACGGCGTCGACGTCGTGATGCCGATGAAGATCCCCACCGAGGGGACGTCGGCCGACCTGTCGACGTACATCCCGGAGGAGCACCGCAAGTTCGTCGACGAGACGCTCCTCAAGCTCGGCGTCCCGCCGCTGCCCGAGGGAGAGGGCCGCGAGGGCGTCCTCGGCTGGCTGCACTCGGTGGCCCGCTCGCACGTCGACGTCGCCCTCCAGCACCGCCCCGTCCTCATCGCCAACGCGCTCGGCTCGCCGCCGGTCGACGTCATCGAGCAGTGCCACGAGGCCGGCCTCAAGGTCGCCGCGCTCGCCGGCGCCCCCAAGCACGCGCTGAGCCACGTCGCCAACGGCGTCGACATCATCATCGCCCAGGGCTACGAGGCCGGCGGCCACACCGGCGAGATCGCCAGCATGGTGCTCACCCCGGACATCGTCGACGCCGTCGGGCCCGACGTACCGGTGCTCGGTGCGGGGGGCATCGGCTCGGGCCGCCAGATCGCCGCCTCGCTCGCGCTCGGCGCCCAGGGCGTGTGGACCGGCTCGATCTGGCTCGGCACCGAGGAGTACCGGAACCTGGCCGGCAACAAGGGCTGGGAGACCGCCTTCCTGCGCGCCACCTCGTCCGACACCGTCCGCACCCGGATCTACACCGGCAAGCCCGCCCGCCTGCTCAAGACCAAGTGGACCGAGGCCTGGAGCGAGGACGGCGCCCCGGCCCCGCTCCCGATGCCCCTGCAGAACCTCCTCGTCGCCGACGCCCACAACCGGATCAACTCCTCCGGCGACCCGGACGTCATCTCGATGCCGATCGGCCAGATCGTCGGGCGGATGAACGAGGTCCGGCCGGTCGCCGAGGTGGTCGCCGACCTGGTGGCCGAGTTCGAGGCGACGACCAAGAAGCTGGGTGGCATCGCGGGGATCTGA
- a CDS encoding acyl-CoA synthetase: MALNIADLFEHAVDAVPDKPAVQVGDRVISFAELEAESNKLAHYLQAQGIGTGDHIGLYAKNSIEHVIALIAILKVRAVAINVNYRYVAGELEYLFDNADLAGLVHDRVYADLVAEVVPKVAPMKAIIAVPNSLEPDDASDLSAFGGITLEEAVAGQSDARDFGERSPDDIHIIYTGGTTGFPKGVMWRHEDFWRVLGGGIDFMTSEPLEEYDQSKKALQDSLVTLPLSPLMHGGAQASLLMHLFAGQVTILEPKFDPVRTWELVDQHGVQMLFMTGDAMAVPLIDAYEAGGYDGQTLFAIASSAAIFSKSVKERWMKAFPNAVFTDSVGSSETGFQGTGLQDASALSTDGPVISLPPTTVILGDDDRPLDPATDVGKIGRTARSGNVPVGYYKDPEKSAKTFVEIDGVRYSIPGDNARIEEGNRITLLGRGSNCINTGGEKVYPEEVEQAIKAHPGVYDVLVVGLPDEKYGQTVAAVVEPRPDATVELDELRTFLRAHLSGYKLPRALTIVPEIPRNATGKAQYPRAKELALASRTDDSTDDRTDSVEANA, from the coding sequence GTGGCCCTGAACATCGCCGACCTCTTCGAACACGCCGTCGACGCCGTCCCGGACAAGCCTGCCGTCCAGGTGGGGGACCGCGTCATCTCCTTCGCCGAGCTGGAGGCGGAGTCCAACAAGCTCGCCCACTACCTGCAGGCGCAGGGGATCGGCACCGGCGACCACATCGGTCTCTACGCCAAGAACAGCATCGAGCACGTCATCGCGCTCATCGCGATCCTCAAGGTGCGCGCGGTCGCGATCAACGTGAACTACCGCTACGTCGCCGGCGAGCTGGAGTACCTCTTCGACAACGCCGACCTGGCCGGCCTCGTCCACGACCGGGTGTACGCCGACCTGGTGGCCGAGGTGGTGCCGAAGGTCGCGCCGATGAAGGCGATCATCGCCGTCCCGAACTCGCTCGAGCCCGACGACGCCAGCGACCTGTCCGCCTTCGGCGGGATCACGCTGGAGGAGGCGGTCGCCGGCCAGTCCGACGCGCGCGACTTCGGCGAGCGCAGCCCCGACGACATCCACATCATCTACACCGGCGGCACCACCGGCTTCCCCAAGGGCGTCATGTGGCGCCACGAGGACTTCTGGCGCGTGCTCGGCGGCGGCATCGACTTCATGACGTCGGAGCCGCTCGAGGAGTACGACCAGTCCAAGAAGGCCCTCCAGGACAGCCTGGTCACGCTGCCGCTCAGCCCGCTCATGCACGGTGGCGCCCAGGCGTCGCTGCTCATGCACCTGTTCGCCGGCCAGGTCACCATCCTGGAGCCGAAGTTCGACCCGGTCCGCACCTGGGAGCTCGTCGACCAGCACGGCGTCCAGATGCTGTTCATGACCGGCGACGCGATGGCGGTGCCGCTCATCGACGCCTACGAGGCCGGCGGGTACGACGGCCAGACGCTCTTCGCGATCGCCTCCAGCGCCGCGATCTTCTCCAAGTCGGTCAAGGAGCGCTGGATGAAGGCGTTCCCCAACGCCGTCTTCACCGACTCCGTCGGCTCCTCCGAGACCGGCTTCCAGGGCACCGGCCTGCAGGACGCCAGCGCGCTCTCGACCGACGGCCCGGTCATCTCGCTGCCGCCCACCACGGTGATCCTCGGCGACGACGACCGCCCGCTCGACCCGGCCACCGACGTCGGCAAGATCGGCCGCACCGCCCGCTCGGGCAACGTGCCGGTCGGCTACTACAAGGACCCCGAGAAGTCGGCCAAGACCTTCGTCGAGATCGACGGCGTCCGCTACTCGATCCCCGGCGACAACGCCCGGATCGAGGAGGGCAACCGGATCACGCTGCTCGGCCGCGGCTCCAACTGCATCAACACCGGCGGCGAGAAGGTCTACCCCGAGGAGGTCGAGCAGGCGATCAAGGCCCACCCCGGCGTCTACGACGTCCTCGTGGTCGGCCTGCCCGACGAGAAGTACGGCCAGACCGTGGCCGCCGTCGTCGAGCCCCGCCCCGACGCCACCGTCGAGCTCGACGAGCTGCGGACCTTCCTGCGCGCCCACCTGTCCGGCTACAAGCTGCCGCGCGCGCTGACGATCGTCCCCGAGATCCCGCGCAACGCCACCGGCAAGGCGCAGTACCCCCGGGCCAAGGAGCTCGCGCTCGCGTCCCGGACCGACGACAGCACCGACGACCGCACCGACTCCGTGGAGGCGAACGCCTGA
- a CDS encoding crotonase/enoyl-CoA hydratase family protein, which translates to MSDCLVEQDGHKLVVTMNRPERRNALSGPMLRIMEEAWDRVNEDPEIRVCILTGAGGYFCAGMDLKAADEKPPSESFESGEYDPTVIKGLLKGFRLTKPLIAAVEGPAIAGGTEILQGTDIRVAGESAKFGVAEARWSLYPMGGSAVRLPRQIPYTVAAELLLTGRTLKAPEAKELGLIGHVVPDGQALAKAHELADMIAANGPLAVQAILKTMRDSEGKHEEECWADDAKVGAAVFSSDDAKEGPRAFLEKRAPQFKGR; encoded by the coding sequence ATGAGCGATTGCCTCGTCGAGCAGGACGGCCACAAGCTGGTCGTCACCATGAACCGTCCCGAGCGCCGCAACGCGCTGTCCGGGCCGATGCTCCGGATCATGGAGGAGGCCTGGGACCGGGTCAACGAGGACCCGGAGATCCGGGTCTGCATCCTGACCGGCGCGGGCGGCTACTTCTGCGCCGGCATGGACCTCAAGGCCGCCGACGAGAAGCCGCCGTCGGAGAGCTTCGAGTCCGGCGAGTACGACCCGACCGTGATCAAGGGCCTGCTCAAGGGCTTCCGGCTGACCAAGCCGCTCATCGCCGCGGTCGAGGGCCCGGCCATCGCCGGCGGCACCGAGATCCTCCAGGGCACCGACATCCGGGTCGCCGGAGAGTCCGCCAAGTTCGGGGTCGCCGAGGCACGCTGGTCGCTGTACCCGATGGGCGGCTCCGCGGTCCGGCTCCCCCGCCAGATCCCCTACACGGTGGCCGCCGAGCTGCTCCTGACCGGGCGCACGCTCAAGGCCCCCGAGGCCAAGGAGCTCGGCCTGATCGGGCACGTGGTCCCCGACGGCCAGGCGCTCGCCAAGGCGCACGAGCTCGCCGACATGATCGCCGCCAACGGCCCGCTCGCCGTGCAGGCGATCCTCAAGACGATGCGCGACTCCGAGGGCAAGCACGAGGAGGAGTGCTGGGCCGACGACGCCAAGGTCGGCGCCGCGGTGTTCTCCTCCGACGACGCCAAGGAGGGCCCGCGGGCGTTCCTGGAGAAGCGCGCCCCTCAGTTCAAGGGCCGCTGA
- a CDS encoding HAD family hydrolase — protein sequence MPDLVVGFDLDMTLIDTAPGFRDVLRALGAELDVEFPVEEMTRRLGPPLDLLLEPYLPAERIPAAGDRFRALYPEHAITSVPVLPGAHEALAAVRRRGGRIVVVTGKYAPNARLHLDHTGLDVDVLEGWVWGVGKADVLRREAASVYVGDHVHDVEGALAAGVTSVSVLTGGCTAEELRDAGTHVVLDGLAAFPDWLDEHLDGGLGAAAVSGP from the coding sequence ATGCCGGATCTCGTCGTCGGGTTCGACCTCGACATGACCCTCATCGACACCGCACCCGGGTTCCGGGACGTGCTGCGCGCGCTCGGTGCCGAGCTCGACGTGGAGTTCCCCGTCGAGGAGATGACCCGCCGGCTCGGCCCGCCGCTCGACCTGCTGCTCGAGCCCTACCTGCCGGCGGAGCGGATCCCGGCCGCGGGGGACCGGTTCCGGGCGCTCTACCCGGAGCACGCGATCACCAGCGTTCCGGTGCTGCCGGGGGCGCACGAGGCCCTGGCTGCCGTACGGCGTCGGGGCGGGCGGATCGTCGTGGTCACCGGCAAGTACGCCCCCAACGCCCGCCTCCACCTCGACCACACCGGTCTCGACGTCGACGTGCTCGAGGGCTGGGTCTGGGGCGTCGGCAAGGCCGACGTGCTGCGCCGCGAGGCCGCGTCGGTCTATGTCGGCGACCACGTCCACGACGTCGAGGGCGCGCTCGCCGCCGGCGTCACCAGTGTCTCGGTGCTCACCGGCGGCTGCACCGCCGAGGAGCTCCGCGACGCCGGGACGCACGTCGTCCTCGACGGCCTGGCCGCGTTCCCCGACTGGCTCGACGAGCACCTCGACGGCGGCCTCGGCGCAGCGGCCGTCAGCGGCCCTTGA
- the fmdA gene encoding formamidase yields the protein MPEVIFPLDSSKKFEDQQKLGHNRWHPEIPPVATVKPGDSFRVDCREWFDGAIVNDDSAEDILNAPLLTVHKLSGPFAVEGARPGDLLVVDILDVGPIPQEDSGPLAGQGWGYTGIFARNNGGGFLTDQFPDAYKAIWDFNGQVATSRHVPHVSFEGLIHPGLMGTAPSAELLATWNRREGALIATDPHRVPPLALPPEGEHAVLGGLARDQWGRVGAEAARTAPARENGGNQDIKNLSKGTRIFYPVFVDGANLSVGDLHFSQGDGEITFCGAIEMGGFIDLRVDIIKGGMETYGVSENAIFMPGRVDPRFSEWIAFSGTSVTLDGEQRYLDSHLSYQRACLHAIDYLTKFGYAPEQAYLLLGAAPIEGRLSGVVDIPNSCSTVYIPTSIFDFDVRPSASGPFQVDPGIGAPRAENR from the coding sequence ATGCCTGAAGTGATCTTCCCCCTCGACAGCAGCAAGAAGTTCGAGGACCAGCAGAAGCTCGGCCACAACCGGTGGCACCCCGAGATCCCGCCGGTCGCGACGGTCAAGCCCGGCGACTCGTTCCGGGTCGACTGCCGCGAGTGGTTCGACGGCGCGATCGTCAACGACGACTCGGCCGAGGACATCCTCAACGCCCCGCTGCTGACCGTGCACAAGCTCTCCGGCCCGTTCGCGGTCGAGGGCGCCCGTCCCGGCGACCTGCTCGTGGTCGACATCCTCGACGTCGGGCCGATCCCGCAGGAGGACTCCGGTCCGCTCGCCGGCCAGGGCTGGGGCTACACCGGCATCTTCGCCCGCAACAACGGCGGCGGCTTCCTCACCGACCAGTTCCCCGACGCCTACAAGGCGATCTGGGACTTCAACGGCCAGGTCGCGACCAGCCGGCACGTGCCGCACGTCAGCTTCGAGGGCCTGATCCACCCGGGCCTCATGGGCACCGCCCCGTCCGCCGAGCTCCTCGCCACCTGGAACCGCCGCGAGGGCGCCCTCATCGCCACCGACCCGCACCGGGTCCCGCCGCTGGCCCTCCCGCCCGAGGGTGAGCACGCCGTGCTCGGCGGCCTGGCTCGCGACCAGTGGGGCCGGGTCGGCGCCGAGGCCGCGCGTACCGCGCCCGCCCGCGAGAACGGTGGCAACCAGGACATCAAGAACCTGTCCAAGGGCACCCGGATCTTCTACCCGGTCTTCGTCGACGGCGCGAACCTCTCGGTCGGCGACCTGCACTTCTCGCAGGGCGACGGCGAGATCACGTTCTGCGGCGCCATCGAGATGGGCGGCTTCATCGACCTGCGCGTGGACATCATCAAGGGCGGCATGGAGACCTACGGCGTGAGCGAGAACGCCATCTTCATGCCCGGCCGGGTGGACCCGCGCTTCAGCGAGTGGATCGCGTTCTCCGGCACGTCGGTCACCCTGGACGGCGAGCAGCGCTACCTCGACTCGCACCTGTCGTACCAGCGCGCCTGCCTGCACGCGATCGACTACCTCACCAAGTTCGGCTACGCGCCCGAGCAGGCCTACCTGCTGCTCGGTGCCGCGCCGATCGAGGGCCGGCTCTCGGGCGTCGTCGACATCCCGAACTCGTGCTCGACGGTCTACATCCCCACGTCGATCTTCGACTTCGACGTCCGGCCCTCGGCCTCCGGTCCCTTCCAGGTCGACCCCGGCATCGGGGCGCCGCGGGCCGAGAACCGCTAG
- a CDS encoding FmdB family zinc ribbon protein → MPLYAFRCPEGTEFDRTYPMSEVPAAVDCPECGGAARRRMSAPRLSVAGSTAYRLMDATAATAHEPPVVTSLPGSGGGGGGGARITRNPLHQKLPRP, encoded by the coding sequence ATGCCGCTCTACGCCTTCCGGTGCCCCGAGGGCACCGAGTTCGACCGGACCTACCCGATGAGCGAGGTCCCCGCGGCCGTGGACTGCCCGGAGTGCGGCGGTGCCGCCCGGCGCCGGATGAGCGCGCCGCGCCTCTCGGTCGCCGGCAGCACGGCGTACCGGCTGATGGACGCCACGGCGGCCACCGCCCACGAGCCCCCGGTCGTCACCTCGCTGCCCGGCAGCGGCGGTGGTGGCGGTGGCGGCGCCCGCATCACCCGCAACCCGCTGCACCAGAAGCTGCCGCGCCCCTGA
- a CDS encoding AmiS/UreI family transporter: MSNVGLLFVGAVLFVNGLGLLGLVTARGGAPLNLFVGTLQVVLPTVALIQAPDLATAAAWAPIYLFGFTYLYVGINALAGLDGSGLGWFSLFVAVMAVAQAVLSIEDDLAFTAIWLTWAVMWLLFFLVLALGRDELTRFAGWVLVLGSHLTCTVPALLGLHDNWPTSTGFGVLALVLAVVVVGLAGVLGRTAPAAAPTPTPAA, translated from the coding sequence GTGTCCAATGTGGGACTGCTGTTCGTCGGAGCGGTGCTGTTCGTCAACGGCCTCGGGCTGCTCGGGCTCGTCACCGCCCGCGGCGGCGCGCCGCTCAACCTGTTCGTCGGCACGCTCCAGGTGGTGCTGCCGACCGTCGCGCTGATCCAGGCGCCCGACCTCGCCACGGCGGCCGCGTGGGCGCCGATCTACCTGTTCGGCTTCACCTACCTCTACGTCGGCATCAACGCGCTGGCCGGGCTGGACGGCTCCGGCCTGGGCTGGTTCTCGCTGTTCGTCGCGGTGATGGCGGTGGCCCAAGCGGTGCTCTCGATCGAGGACGACCTCGCGTTCACCGCGATCTGGCTGACCTGGGCCGTCATGTGGCTGCTGTTCTTCCTGGTCCTGGCGCTCGGTCGTGACGAGCTGACCCGCTTCGCCGGGTGGGTGCTCGTCCTCGGGAGCCACCTGACCTGCACGGTCCCGGCCCTGCTCGGCCTCCACGACAACTGGCCCACGTCGACCGGCTTCGGCGTGCTCGCCCTGGTCCTCGCCGTCGTCGTGGTGGGGCTGGCCGGCGTGCTGGGCCGTACGGCGCCCGCGGCCGCGCCCACCCCCACTCCCGCCGCCTGA
- a CDS encoding MarR family transcriptional regulator yields MPRGQVTTTGPDARVAAAAVVAADDLVVARLLPVLDEHGIGLDVYRALRRLSDAPDGLTVGELGRLISSTPPATTRVVDRLVTEGLAYRRADATDRRRVLVVASDAGRDLWRALVADLDA; encoded by the coding sequence ATGCCCAGGGGACAGGTGACGACGACCGGACCGGACGCGCGCGTCGCGGCGGCTGCCGTCGTCGCGGCCGACGACCTGGTCGTGGCCCGCCTGCTCCCGGTGCTCGACGAGCACGGGATCGGGCTCGACGTCTACCGGGCGCTGCGCCGGCTCTCCGACGCGCCCGACGGCCTCACCGTCGGCGAGCTCGGCCGGCTGATCTCGTCGACGCCGCCCGCGACCACGCGCGTCGTCGACCGCCTGGTCACCGAGGGCCTGGCCTACCGCCGCGCCGACGCCACCGACCGGCGCCGGGTCCTGGTCGTCGCCTCCGACGCGGGGCGCGACCTGTGGCGCGCGCTCGTCGCCGACCTCGACGCCTGA